The nucleotide sequence TTTGAGGCATAGCTCTTAAGGGTGCCTCCATCTTTTACATTCCTCCTATTTTTTAAAAACTATATTAATAAGCTCTTCTATGTTTGTAACGCTTTTAACTTCTATATCTTTAAGTCCTTGAGGAACATCCTTAGCATTATCTTCAGGAACAGTAACAAGCTTTATTCCTCTTCTTCTTGCTCCATATATCTTTTCAAATACTCCGCCTACAGGTTTAATCTTTCCTCTTAACGAAATTTCACCTGTCATAGCAACATCCTGTCTAACTTCTTTATTTAAAATTGCACTTAATATACATATAGTTATAGCACTTCCTGCTGAAGGACCATCTATCTTACCTCCACCAATTACATTAACATGTATATCATAGTCTTTAATATCTTTATCTGTTAATTTCCTAATAACAGACGCAGCATTAAATACTGAATCCTTTGCCATACTTCCAGCAGTTTCATTAAATCTTATAGTTCCTTTTCCTTTTTGCTTTGCTTCAAAGGCTTCAGCTTCAATTTCTATAGTTGAACCCATAAATCCACTAACTCCAAGTCCAAAAACATGACCAACTTCATACTCTGCGTCAAAAATATTCTTTTCGTATGGAGTTAACCTACTTATTCCAACTATAGTTTCAACATCTTTAACCTTTATTTCAACCTTGTCACTAGGTTCTAATCCTTGACTATAAAGAACATATCCATAAACATCTGCTAATATATTTATAGCCCTTCTACCCTGAATCGTGTATCTACTTATTAATTCTTTAACACCATCCTCTAGTAGAACATTTAATTTATCTGCTGCATTATCAATTATATCCATAATGTCTGAAGATGACAATGGCTCAAAATATACCTCTGTACATCTTGATCTAAGTGCTGAATTAATTTCAGATGGATCCTTAGTAGTTGCCCCTATTAAAACAAAATCTGCTGGAGCTCCCTTTTCGAAAAAATATTTTATATACTTAGGTACATTTTCATCATCAGGATCATAGTAGGAGGATGAAAACTCTACCTTCTTATCTTCAAGAACCTTTAAAAGCTTGTTTTGAAGCATAACATCAAGCTCTCCTATTTCATCAATAAAAAGTACTCCTCCATGTGCATCTGTTACAAGTCCGCTCTTTGGCTCTGGAACTCCTGTTTCTGCAAGATCTCTCTTACTTCCTTGATATATAGGATCATGTACCGAACCCAAAAGAGGATTGGTTATTTCTCTAGGATCCCATCTAAGAGTTGCTCCGTCTACCTCAACAAAATTTGCGTCTTTTTTAAACGGAGTATACTTAAGCTTTTTAACTTCTTCTAATGCTATTCTTGCCGCTGTAGTTTTTCCTACTCCTGGAGGACCATAAAGTATAATATGTTGTGGATATGGTGAGGCTAGTTTTGACACTAGTGCCTTTATTGCTCTTTCTTGTCCAACTATCTCTGAAAAGGTCTGCGGTCTCAACAAGCTTTGTATGCTTTTTGATAGTTTTATCTTTTCAAGTTTTTTTAATTTGTCATATTTCTTCAAAGTACTTTTATTTTCCGGGCCTTTTTTCTTTCTTATTATGCCAAGCCTTACTTCCTCTAAGTACTTATTTTGTCTTTTAACTAAGGCATCCTCTACTTCATTTTCAATTTCGTTTTGAATATACCTTTTAGCAACATTCTCAACAATCCAATTGGTAGTATCCTCAACTGCTTCATATGTTTCTTCTTCATTTGTAGGAATAACAGCTATTCCCTTACCTTCACTTATAATTTTATTCACTGCATATATTTTCTTTGCTGAGTCCTTGCTAGATAGATATTTATTAAGCTTATACTTAATGATTCTTGCCCTAATTGTCTTATCGTCTAAAATGTTCTTTACAGTATCATATAATGCATTTACTTGAACATCTAAAGGGATAGTCTTGCTATCTTCTTTTCTTATCTCTTCTGAATCACTCTGTAATTTCACCTGTTAACCCCTCTCACTAACCTTCTGAAATCAATACATTTATTTTTGTTGAAATTTCAGGATATAATTTCAACTCAATTTCATAATTTCCTAATTTTCTTATAGTCTCTGAATTTACTTTTTTCTTGTCTATATCTACATTAAATTGTTTCTTAATTTCAGCAGCTATATCTTTGCTTGTTATTGCTCCAAATAATCTTCCGTTTTCCCCTGCCTTTGCAGAAAGCTTTAAAACCTTTCCCTTAAGTTCATTAGCAAGTTTTTGAGCTTCTTCTGTTTCTTGAAGCTTCTGTTTTCTTTCTGCATCCTTCTTTAAATTTAAAACTCTCATGTTAGAGTTATTTGCTTCTTCAGCTAATTTCCTAGGGAATAAAAAATTTCTTGCATATCCATCTGATACGTTTATAACTTCCCCTTTTTTTCCTACGCTCTTTATATCCTTTAATAATATTACTTTCATATATTATTCACCTTCCTCTAAGTATTTGTCTATAGCCTTAACCAAACTGTTTAACACATCCTCTGTAGAAGACGCCTTTACCTTTGCTCCTGCCATGGTTATATGCCCACCTCCACCTAAAGCTTCTAGTACTACCTGTACGTTTATATCTCCAAAGGACCTTCCACTTATAAGTATGTTGTTTTTTATCTTAACAAGAACAAATGATGCTTTCATGCCTGTTATGTTTAAAAGTTCATCAGCAGCTTGTGCGGCCATTATATTGCTATCTATTTCTTTTGGGCATATGGCAATAGCAATATTACCATGAAAAACCCTAGCAGACTTAATTATTTCAGATTTTTTTATATAATTTTCTAAGTCATTTGAAAAAAGCTTTTTTATCTCAATAGTATCTGCACCATTTTTCCTTAAAAAAGCTGCAGCTTCAAAGGTTCTTACCCCTGTTTTAAAAGAAAAATTCTTAGTATCAACTACAATACCTGCAAGAAGAGCCTCTGCCTCAATTGGTTTAAGCTTATGATTCTCATCCATATATTGTATCATTTCTGTAACTAATTCAGAAGTAGATGATGCATATGACTCAATATAACTTAGAATAGTATCTTTTATATAATTTGCAGCACGTCTATGATGGTCAATAACAACCACTTTACTTATTTCTTCTAAGATTTTTTCGCTTAGAACATAATTTCTACTATTAACATCATCCAATATCAAAATTGAACCTTGATCTATAAGTTCGATACAATCACTGCTTCTCATAAAAACATTTTTATATTCATCGTAATTTTCTACAAGTCTATTAACAATTCCTTCAACACTTGAACTAGTATCATCAAGAACAATGTGCACATCTCCATCTACTTTACTGCTTAGTACACTATATAATCCTATAGCACCACCTATGCAATCTATATCTGGATTTACATGCCCCATTATAAAAACATTTGTACTTTCCTTTACTAGTTCCACTAAAGACTGTCCTATGACTCTTGCTCTTACCTTAGTTCTTTTTTCAACTTCTTTTGTATTTCCTCCATAGAACAGCAGCTGCTCTCCATCTTTTATTACAACCTGATCTCCACCGCGTCCAAGCGCTAGCTCCTTAGCTAAAACAGCATAGTTGTAATTTTCAATAGGTGTATTACCTGATTTACCAATACCAATGCTTAAAGTTACTGCTAAACTATTTTGCATATCTATTTCTCTTATTTGATCCAATATCTCAAACCTTTTCTCTACTTCCTTTTTAAGCTGCTTATCTTGGATCACTAGAACGTATTTACCTGTTGAATATTTCTTAAACATGGCATTTATATGTTTAGCATAGCTAATTATCACTGTTTCTATTTGTGCCTTAAGTAATGGTTTCTTATCTTCAGGAGTACTTTTTACCACCTCATCTAAATTATCCACTTCAACTAGTAGCACTGATGTTTTACAGTTTGAAATTTCTTCTTCAAATTCATGCCTATCTGTAACATCATAGAAATATATTAAAAATATTTCTTTATTCTTCTCAAAAATTTTCATTCTACTGCTGTATATATCATAATATTTTTCTTTTATCTTAAAATTTTTACAAGGCTTATTATCTTTAGATAGTAAATTACTTAAATCTTTATCTTGTATTACTGATGACAAGTTGTTTCCTAAAATATCATCATTAAATACATTAGAAATACTTTGATTGTACCATAAAACATTTCCTTTTTCACTGACTATTATCACTGGAAATGGCAAATTTATAAGAATATTTCTCGCAGCTATATCTGAACTAGATGAGAAATCTTCTATAAAGTTTTTCCACTCATCTTTTTTTAATCTCAACTTTTCAACATCATAACCAATAAAAAACAATGTGACAATTAAAGCTAATATAGCATCCCTATAATGACCATACACAAACATTAATATTATAAGAATTAAACTAATAAAGATATATGATAAATTTTGATCATAAAAACCTCTATACTTTTTCTTCATTATATTTCACCCTGTTTTTTATTACTTTTTTTTATACCAATCTTTCTGAAATCCATAAACGAATCAACAAATGCTAATGCCATATATACATAATACAACAATTGAACTAATAAAATTCCTACTACTAAAATTAAGGCAATAATCCAATTACTAAGTTTTTGTTTAAATTTTAAATAATATACAATTAACGATAATCCAGTTACAATTAAATACAATCCCATTGTCATAGATACCGTATAATATATATAATCCCCTAAAATTATATTTCTAGTTTTAAGTACTAATCCTATACATCCGAGAATTATTGAAAAAGCCAAAACTAAATTATTAATATATATGTTATAAATCTTTAGCTGATAATTCACTTTAATCTTTAATCTATTAAATATTCTTTCTCCTACAAAGCAAGTGAAGTAAGCTGAAATAGTAGATAATATTGTAAGCAGTCCAGGAACAACATTAAGTATATTTTGTCTTGTAAAGCTTTGCCTTAAAATATCCAATGCGTCATCAACCTGCTGTTTATTCATGCCTGCCTCTAAGTACATCTTGCCAACATCATTAATGCTTGATTTTGCCGAATTCACCATATCATCAACTATATTTATAAATGTAATGTTATTAGATACCTTTAGTATTGCTGTATATTCAAATACTGTTGCTGCAATATAAGCTATACTCATAATAATAAACGTTTTTGAAAAACTTAATCCCTTTTTAGTGCTTATAATAAATACAACTGAAGGTATTAAAAACATTACCATAACTAACGCCGCTATTTTAGGATCTATAAAAATACAACTAAGCACTGCTGCAATTACTACCTCTAATAAGGAATGCTTAAATCCATACTTTAAATACACTATTGCAAATGGCAGCGGTGTAAGAAACATCATAAATTGAATTATACCATATCCGTATACTCCTAAAAATACTAAAACAAATAAAATTACAGCCATTAAGGCCACTTCACCTATAGCTCTTACATTATAATTTTGCACTGATATTTCCTCCAAATAATATTAAATTCTGTCCTTTAAATGCCTATATAGTTTTGTAAGATCCTTCCCATCCTTTTCTATATCATCTTGTTCAACAATACCTAGCTTTAACTTTTTTTTCATTGTCTCATCTATTTCCACATGTGAATATCCTAATCTTCCACCTAGTATATATAATAATATTATTGCACTTGAAATACAATTTAGTATTGCATCTTGAGCAGCATTTGTACCTTTGGTCAAAACCTTAAAAAAATCGCCTATTACGCATAATAAATCTGCCTTTAGACCCTCAATGGTTTTTATATCAGACATTATTTTAAAATTTTCTTTCTTCATAAATAATCCCCCTGTCTTAACTATATTTTAGTTATCTTTTTATATTTATGCAATATAAATTAAGCCACTCAACCTATATTTAATACTAAAACGAATACATATAAAATATGTACATATTTCTTCTTTTATTTAAAAAGTCACCTAATAAGCAAACCCTCTTGCATAATATTGCAAGAGGGATGTCCTTACTTATTTCTTTGATGCTGATTTTATAGTATTTCCGTTTTTATCAATAGACTCTGTACTCTTAACCTCAGTTTTAAATATCTTCCAAGCACCATTTACAATCCTAAGGTGATATACCCCTGTAGTTCTGTTATCCTTGTAATCTGATTTTTTCTTATCTATTGAAGTTTCTACGAAATCAACAGTTGTATCTTTATCAGATTTGCTTTTTATATCCGCTTGCTCAAGAGTATATACAATATCATACTTATTAAAGGAATCAAGCATGGAATCCTTAATTTTATTGTAATTATCATTATCTGTAGGATCTATTGTATCCATATAATCATCAAGCTTCTTATCATTAGCTTTCTTTACATTCTTATATAAAGTATCGTATACTGGATCCTTATATTCTACTCTTGTTACATTTTCATTTGTTATTTTCCAAGTTCCATTTATATTCTTCAAATAATCTACGTACATAGTTCTGTTATCTAAGAATCCAGGTCCCTTGATTTTTGAATTACTCTCTATAACTTGAACTTGTGCACTTTTGGAATCCTTATTTAATATCTTCATGTCCTCTATTGATGATTTCATTTTATACTTAGAAAAATCGTCTTGCTTATCTTCTTTAACAGTTTTATATATACCTGATTTCTCATCATAGTTTTTCATATAATCATCAATTTTACCATCGTTAATTGCCTTAACCTTATTTTCTATAATCTTTGTTATAGTACTATCCTTGGTAACTAGTTTTTTACTGCTACCTACTTTACCCGAGCTACTACTTCCGCATCCAACTAGTGATGCACTTACTGATATCGCTGCTATAAATGAAAAGATTTTTTTCATCTGTTATCCCACCTACATTCAGATAATTTATTTAAATCACTGTTTTCTAT is from Clostridium acetobutylicum ATCC 824 and encodes:
- the lonC gene encoding Lon family ATP-dependent protease, with the protein product MKLQSDSEEIRKEDSKTIPLDVQVNALYDTVKNILDDKTIRARIIKYKLNKYLSSKDSAKKIYAVNKIISEGKGIAVIPTNEEETYEAVEDTTNWIVENVAKRYIQNEIENEVEDALVKRQNKYLEEVRLGIIRKKKGPENKSTLKKYDKLKKLEKIKLSKSIQSLLRPQTFSEIVGQERAIKALVSKLASPYPQHIILYGPPGVGKTTAARIALEEVKKLKYTPFKKDANFVEVDGATLRWDPREITNPLLGSVHDPIYQGSKRDLAETGVPEPKSGLVTDAHGGVLFIDEIGELDVMLQNKLLKVLEDKKVEFSSSYYDPDDENVPKYIKYFFEKGAPADFVLIGATTKDPSEINSALRSRCTEVYFEPLSSSDIMDIIDNAADKLNVLLEDGVKELISRYTIQGRRAINILADVYGYVLYSQGLEPSDKVEIKVKDVETIVGISRLTPYEKNIFDAEYEVGHVFGLGVSGFMGSTIEIEAEAFEAKQKGKGTIRFNETAGSMAKDSVFNAASVIRKLTDKDIKDYDIHVNVIGGGKIDGPSAGSAITICILSAILNKEVRQDVAMTGEISLRGKIKPVGGVFEKIYGARRRGIKLVTVPEDNAKDVPQGLKDIEVKSVTNIEELINIVFKK
- a CDS encoding YybS family protein, which translates into the protein MQNYNVRAIGEVALMAVILFVLVFLGVYGYGIIQFMMFLTPLPFAIVYLKYGFKHSLLEVVIAAVLSCIFIDPKIAALVMVMFLIPSVVFIISTKKGLSFSKTFIIMSIAYIAATVFEYTAILKVSNNITFINIVDDMVNSAKSSINDVGKMYLEAGMNKQQVDDALDILRQSFTRQNILNVVPGLLTILSTISAYFTCFVGERIFNRLKIKVNYQLKIYNIYINNLVLAFSIILGCIGLVLKTRNIILGDYIYYTVSMTMGLYLIVTGLSLIVYYLKFKQKLSNWIIALILVVGILLVQLLYYVYMALAFVDSFMDFRKIGIKKSNKKQGEI
- a CDS encoding DHH family phosphoesterase, with amino-acid sequence MKKKYRGFYDQNLSYIFISLILIILMFVYGHYRDAILALIVTLFFIGYDVEKLRLKKDEWKNFIEDFSSSSDIAARNILINLPFPVIIVSEKGNVLWYNQSISNVFNDDILGNNLSSVIQDKDLSNLLSKDNKPCKNFKIKEKYYDIYSSRMKIFEKNKEIFLIYFYDVTDRHEFEEEISNCKTSVLLVEVDNLDEVVKSTPEDKKPLLKAQIETVIISYAKHINAMFKKYSTGKYVLVIQDKQLKKEVEKRFEILDQIREIDMQNSLAVTLSIGIGKSGNTPIENYNYAVLAKELALGRGGDQVVIKDGEQLLFYGGNTKEVEKRTKVRARVIGQSLVELVKESTNVFIMGHVNPDIDCIGGAIGLYSVLSSKVDGDVHIVLDDTSSSVEGIVNRLVENYDEYKNVFMRSSDCIELIDQGSILILDDVNSRNYVLSEKILEEISKVVVIDHHRRAANYIKDTILSYIESYASSTSELVTEMIQYMDENHKLKPIEAEALLAGIVVDTKNFSFKTGVRTFEAAAFLRKNGADTIEIKKLFSNDLENYIKKSEIIKSARVFHGNIAIAICPKEIDSNIMAAQAADELLNITGMKASFVLVKIKNNILISGRSFGDINVQVVLEALGGGGHITMAGAKVKASSTEDVLNSLVKAIDKYLEEGE
- a CDS encoding MazG-like family protein — encoded protein: MKKENFKIMSDIKTIEGLKADLLCVIGDFFKVLTKGTNAAQDAILNCISSAIILLYILGGRLGYSHVEIDETMKKKLKLGIVEQDDIEKDGKDLTKLYRHLKDRI
- the rplI gene encoding 50S ribosomal protein L9, with the translated sequence MKVILLKDIKSVGKKGEVINVSDGYARNFLFPRKLAEEANNSNMRVLNLKKDAERKQKLQETEEAQKLANELKGKVLKLSAKAGENGRLFGAITSKDIAAEIKKQFNVDIDKKKVNSETIRKLGNYEIELKLYPEISTKINVLISEG